TCGCCTATCCTGAGCAATCTCAAATGGCGCTAAGCGGTATCTCACTCAAGGTTGAGGCGGGCCAACACGTTGCTATTTTAGGACGTACCGGCTGTGGGAAATCGACATTACTTCAGTTGTTAACTCGCGCGTGGGAATGCCAGCAAGGCGAGATTCGCCTCAATGGCGAAGCGCTAAGCCAGTTTGATGAAACGGCGTTACGCTCCGCCACCAGTGTGGTATCGCAACGTGTTCATTTGTTTAGTGCCACACTGCGCGACAACTTGCTGCTTGCCGCGCCACACGCCAGCGATGAAGATTTGAGTCGCGTCCTGACACGTGTTGGCCTTGAGAAGTTACTGGACGATGCCGGGCTGAATAGCTGGTTGGGTGAAGGTGGTCGCCAACTTTCGGGTGGGGAACTGCGCCGTTTAGCTATTGCGCGCGCTTTATTGCATGACGCCCCGCTGTTCTTACTGGACGAACCCACCGAAGGTTTAGATGCGGAAACTGAGCGCCAGATTCTTGATTTACTGGCTGAAGTCATCAAAGAGAAAACGGTATTGATGGTTACCCATCGCCTGCGCGGATTGGCTAATTTCGACAGCATAATTGTGATGGACAATGGACAAATTATTGAGCATGGTACTCACGCCGATTTAATGGCGAGCGGTGGGCGTTATTATCATTTCCATCAGCGTTTGTAGGCTGTGTAATTGGTCTATTATCAATATTTATTGCTCCCTGGAGTTAAGAAGTCATGCGCCTTATTCAGCTTTCCCGTGACTCAATTGCCTTTCCTTCACCGGAAGGTGCGTTGCGTGAGCCTAATGGGTTACTGGCGCTAGGGGGCGATTTAAGTCCCGCCCGTTTGTTGATGGCTTATCAGCGCGGCATCTTTCCGTGGTTCTCTCCTGGCGACCCCATTTTATGGTGGTCGCCCGATCCCCGAGCGGTTCTTTATCCTGAGCGCTTTCACCTAAGCCGCAGCATGAAGAGATTCCATCGAAACTCCCCGTACCGGGTGACGCTAAACCATACTTTCGAACGTGTTATTAGTGAATGTGCTGACGATCGCGATGAAGGCACCTGGATTACCCCTGACATCATTGACGCCTATAAACGGCTGCATGAACTAGGACACGCCCATTCGGTTGAAGTTTGGGAAGATAATGAACTGGTAGGGGGAATGTACGGCGTGACGCAAGGCGCGTTGTTTTGCGGCGAATCCATGTTTAGCCGCCGAGAAAACGCCTCTAAAACTGCCCTGCTGGTATTCTGCCAGCACTTTTTGAGTTATAGCGGCAAGCTCATTGATTGCCAGGTGCTTAACGCCCACACCGCATCTCTGGGGGCGATAGAAATTCCCCGTCGGGAATACCTGGAGCACCTGTCTAAATTTCGCGCACATCAGCTCGCATCCTATTGCTGGGTACCACAAATCCTGTCGTGACGATAATGTTTACGGCACATTACGGTTAAGAGTGTTATAATTAGCCGCGCAGAGTGAGCTCTGCTCATTACCCCGCCGTTGTATGGGATTAGCTTTAACAGGGACAACCCATCGTTTATCTCTTCGCAGCCTTCTTCGTAAGCACCAATTGTGCGAATTTCGAGTGGGTCTTGGGTAATGCGCAAATTGCACTTTCGCTGGTGATTTCACCAACAATTCTTTACATGATACGTGAACTTGGGCATTATCTTGCCGGTTCAAAACTATGGTAGTGATACCCTCGAGGATTAGATGGCCAAAGAAGACAATATTGAAATGCAGGGTACCGTTCTAGATACGTTACCTAACACCATGTTCCGCGTTGAGCTGGAAAACGGGCACGTGGTAACCGCTCATATCTCCGGTAAAATGCGTAAAAACTATATCCGCATCCTGACGGGTGACAAAGTCACTGTAGAGCTGACCCCGTACGACCTGAGCAAAGGCCGCATTGTCTTCCGTAGTCGTTAATAGTTTTTAGTTCCGCAGCTCTCGGGCTGCGATGAAAAGCCTTATAAAATAAAAGGCCAGGTTAATAACCTGGCCTTTTTTTATGGCAACACGAATGAATTAATGAGCCGTTTCAGGTTTATGTTTCTGAGCGCCATGGAAGTTATAAATCAGTTTCTGATTTTCTTTATCCAGCGCGACCGTCACTTGTCCACCATCCACCAATGAACCAAATAACAGTTCGTTAGCGAGCGGTTTCTTCAGGTTATCCTGAATAACACGTGTCATTGGACGCGCGCCCATTGCACGGTCATAGCCTTTTTCTGCCAGCCAATCGCGGGCTTCCTGGCTCACTTCAAGTGACACACCTTTCTGATCCAACTGCACCTGAAGCTCGACAATAAACTTGTCGACCACCTGGTGGATCACATCTGTAGACAGATGGTTGAACCAAATGATGTTGTCCAGACGGTTACGGAATTCTGGGGTAAAGATCTTCTTGATCTCTTCCATCGCATCAGTGCTGTTGTCCTGACGAATCAGGCCAATAGACTTGCGCTCAGTTTCACGCACACCGGCGTTGGTGGTCATCACCAGAATCACGTTACGGAAATCAGCCTTGCGTCCGTTGTTATCGGTCAGCGTGCCGTTGTCCATCACCTGCAACAACAGGTTAAAGACATCCGGGTGCGCTTTTTCGATTTCATCGAGCAGTAACACGGAGTGAGGATGTTTAATCACTGCATCCGTCAACAGGCCGCCCTGGTCAAAACCAACGTAACCCGGAGGTGCACCAATCAAACGGCTCACCGTGTGGCGTTCCATGTATTCCGACATATCAAAACGCAACAGCTCAATGCCCAGCGATTTTGCCAGCTGCACAGTGACTTCTGTTTTACCGACACCCGTTGGCCCGGCAAACAAGAATGAACCCACAGGCTTGTGATCATGCCCCAATCCAGCACGGCTCATTTTGATGGCTTCGGTTAACGCCTCAATGGCTTTATCCTGACCAAACACCAGCATTTTCAGACGATCATCAAGGCTTCTCAGCGTATCGCGATCGCTTGCTGAAACGCTTTTTTCTGGGATACGCGCAATACGTGCGACCACAGTTTCAATATCGGAGACATTGACCGTTTTCTTACGTTTGCTCACCGGCATCAGACGGCTACGCGCACCCGCTTCGTCGATAACATCAATCGCTTTATCTGGCAGATGACGATCGTTGATGTATTTCACCGCCAGTTCTACCGCCGCACGAATCGCTTTCGCGGTATACCGCACGTCATGGTGCGCTTCGTATTTCGGTTTCAGGCCGTTAATAATCTGAACGGTTTCTTCAACGCTTGGTTCAGTAATATCAATCTTCTGGAAACGACGTGCCAGAGCACGGTCTTTTTCGAAGATATTGCTGAATTCCTGGTACGTTGTTGAACCGATCACGCGGATCTTGCCACTCGACAGCAGCGGTTTAATCAAGTTTGCCGCATCAACCTGGCCACCAGAAGCAGCACCGGCACCAATAATGGTATGAATTTCATCAATAAACAGGATGCTATTTTGATCCTGTTCGAGTTGTTTAAGCAGCGCTTTGAAACGTTTTTCAAAGTCACCACGGTATTTCGTGCCCGCCAGCAACGAACCGATATCCAGCGAGTAAATGGTGCAATCAGCAATCACTTCCGGAACATCGCCCTGCACAATACGCCAGGCAAGCCCTTCAGCAATAGCCGTTTTACCTACACCCGATTCCCCCACTAACAGCGGGTTGTTTTTACGGCGACGGCACAGAACCTGAATGGCGCGCTCAAGCTCTTTCTCGCGGCCAATCAGCGGATCTATCCCTCCCACACGTGCAAGCTGGTTGAGATTGGTGGTGAAGTTTTCCATACGTTCCTCCCCGCCTGCTTGCTCTTCATTGACCGGATTTTCTGCACCCGGTGCCTGGTTAGGTTCGTCTTTGCGTGTACCGTGAGAGATGAAGTTGACCACATCAAGTCGGCTGACTTCATGTTTACGCAGCAGGTACGCTGCCTGGGACTCCTGCTCGCTGAAAATAGCCACCAGAACATTGGCGCCCGTCACTTCGCTGCGACCAGAAGACTGGACGTGGAACACCGCACGTTGCAGCACGCGCTGGAAGCTAAGCGTAGGTTGAGTGTCACGCTCTTCTTCACTGGCTGGCAGAACCGGTGTGGTTTGTTCGATGAAGGCCTCGAGTTCCTGTCGTAGCGCCACCAGATCTACGCTACACGCTTCCAGCGCTTCGCGAGCTGACGGGTTGCTGAGCAAAGCTAGCAACAGGTGCTCGACAGTCATAAACTCATGTCGGTGCTCGCGCGCTCTGGCGAAAGCCATGTTTAAACTGAGTTCCAGTTCTTGATTGAGCATAGGCACCTCCCCCAAATTTTGCCTTCTTCAGGCTTTTTCTAGCGTACACAGCAACGGATGCTCATGCTCCCTTGCATACTGGTTCACTAACGCGACTTTGGTTTCCGCTACTTCTGCAGTAAAAATGCCACAGATAGCTTTACCCTGATAGTGCACAGTGAGCATCAATTGCGTTGCACGTTCTACATCATAAGAAAAGAACTTTTGCAGCACGTCAATAACAAATTCCATCGGCGTGTAGTCATCGTTCATTAACATAACTTTATACATCGAGGGTGGTTTCAGCGCTTCGCGCAGTTTGTCACCCACCAGCTGGTCGAAATCCAACCAATCGTTCGTCTTACCCATTGCAAATCGTCATCATGTTTAATCGCCCATTGTCATTAAGGCGAAGCCCATAGGTTGAGTGTAATACGCTTTCAGTTAACGTGACTCATCGTGTTCAAAAGGGACAGCTATTCGCAATCGAGAGTTCTGTCACATTAATCACAATAGCGTTAACTGCTTCAAATTTTTGATTCATTTTCGCTTGCGCCCCCCCGTGCAACGCTTGACGACATGGTTAAATTATCTACATTGTACAAGCGTGAGTTGGTGAGGTTTTGAACAGCCCACCC
The nucleotide sequence above comes from Buttiauxella selenatireducens. Encoded proteins:
- the aat gene encoding leucyl/phenylalanyl-tRNA--protein transferase gives rise to the protein MRLIQLSRDSIAFPSPEGALREPNGLLALGGDLSPARLLMAYQRGIFPWFSPGDPILWWSPDPRAVLYPERFHLSRSMKRFHRNSPYRVTLNHTFERVISECADDRDEGTWITPDIIDAYKRLHELGHAHSVEVWEDNELVGGMYGVTQGALFCGESMFSRRENASKTALLVFCQHFLSYSGKLIDCQVLNAHTASLGAIEIPRREYLEHLSKFRAHQLASYCWVPQILS
- the infA gene encoding translation initiation factor IF-1, coding for MAKEDNIEMQGTVLDTLPNTMFRVELENGHVVTAHISGKMRKNYIRILTGDKVTVELTPYDLSKGRIVFRSR
- the clpA gene encoding ATP-dependent Clp protease ATP-binding subunit ClpA — protein: MLNQELELSLNMAFARAREHRHEFMTVEHLLLALLSNPSAREALEACSVDLVALRQELEAFIEQTTPVLPASEEERDTQPTLSFQRVLQRAVFHVQSSGRSEVTGANVLVAIFSEQESQAAYLLRKHEVSRLDVVNFISHGTRKDEPNQAPGAENPVNEEQAGGEERMENFTTNLNQLARVGGIDPLIGREKELERAIQVLCRRRKNNPLLVGESGVGKTAIAEGLAWRIVQGDVPEVIADCTIYSLDIGSLLAGTKYRGDFEKRFKALLKQLEQDQNSILFIDEIHTIIGAGAASGGQVDAANLIKPLLSSGKIRVIGSTTYQEFSNIFEKDRALARRFQKIDITEPSVEETVQIINGLKPKYEAHHDVRYTAKAIRAAVELAVKYINDRHLPDKAIDVIDEAGARSRLMPVSKRKKTVNVSDIETVVARIARIPEKSVSASDRDTLRSLDDRLKMLVFGQDKAIEALTEAIKMSRAGLGHDHKPVGSFLFAGPTGVGKTEVTVQLAKSLGIELLRFDMSEYMERHTVSRLIGAPPGYVGFDQGGLLTDAVIKHPHSVLLLDEIEKAHPDVFNLLLQVMDNGTLTDNNGRKADFRNVILVMTTNAGVRETERKSIGLIRQDNSTDAMEEIKKIFTPEFRNRLDNIIWFNHLSTDVIHQVVDKFIVELQVQLDQKGVSLEVSQEARDWLAEKGYDRAMGARPMTRVIQDNLKKPLANELLFGSLVDGGQVTVALDKENQKLIYNFHGAQKHKPETAH
- the clpS gene encoding ATP-dependent Clp protease adapter ClpS, whose translation is MGKTNDWLDFDQLVGDKLREALKPPSMYKVMLMNDDYTPMEFVIDVLQKFFSYDVERATQLMLTVHYQGKAICGIFTAEVAETKVALVNQYAREHEHPLLCTLEKA